In Exiguobacterium acetylicum, the genomic stretch CCGTTGCCGAGATGCGCGTGAAGCGATCGCGGAGTTCCTTGATTTTCGTCAGTGTCTCTTCGAGCTTATCGTTGTACCGGACGACCGTGACGTTGTCCGTCATGATTTCTCCAAGCTCACGGTGGATTTGATACGCGTTTTCCGTACCTTCCATGGATAAGATATCGTTGAAGCGGTTGATCTCTTCGATCTTATGCGCTTCGACGACGTCCTCGCTCATCTCATGAACCGATGTCTCGAGTTCATTCATATAAGCGATGGCTGATGGTCCGGCGACCATTCCGCCGTATACCGCTGAGAGAAGTGAATTCGCTCCGAGACGGTTACCACCATGCATCGAATAATCACATTCACCAGCTGCGAACAATCCAGGGATGTTCGTCATCTGATCGTAGTCGACCCATAGTCCACCCATTGAGTAGTGAACAGCTGGGAAGATCTTCATTGGTACTTTTCGTGGATCATCACCGACGAATTTCTCGTAGATTTCAAGGATCCCACCGAGTTTGACGTCGAGTTCTTTTGCGTCTTTATGTGATAGATCCAGATAGACCATGTTTTCCCCGTTGACGCCGAGTTTTTGATTGACACAGACGTCGAAAATCTCACGTGTCGCGATATCTCGTGGAACAAGGTTTCCGTACGCTGGATATTTCTCTTCGAGGAAATACCAAGGCTTACCGTCTTTATACGTCCAGACGCGACCGCCCTCACCTCGTGCTGATTCACTCATGAGACGTAACTTATCGTCTCCAGGAATCGCTGTCGGGTGAATCTGGATGAATTCACCGTTCGCATAGATCGCACCTTGACGATAGACAGCTGCTGCTGCTTGTCCTGTATTGATGACCGAGTTCGTCGATTTTCCGAAGATGACCCCAGGACCACCTGTCGCGAGGATGACAGAATCCGCAGCAAATGCCTCGATTTCCATCGTCCGGAGGTTTTGACAAACTGCTCCACGACAGATGCCATTGTCATCGATGATGGCGCGAAGGAATTCCCATCCTTCATATTTTTCTACCAAACCTTGCGCTTCGAACTTACGAACCTGTTCATCCAATGCGTACAACAGTTGTTGTCCTGTCGTCGCCCCAGCGTATGCCGTCCGGTGATGCAACGTTCCTCCGAAACGTCGGAAGTCGAGTAAGCCTTCCGGTGTCCGGTTGAACATGACACCCATCCGGTCGAACATATGAATGATCTTTGGTGCTGCTTCCGCCATTTTTTGAACAGGTGGTTGATTTGCGAGGAAGTCCCCACCGTATACCGTGTCATCGAAATGCTGGTACGGTGAATCACCTTCCCCTTTTGTATTGACCGCTCCGTTGATGCCACCTTGTGCACAAACAGAGTGTGAGCGTTTGACGGGTACGAGTGAGAATAACTTAACTGGTACGCCTTGCTCCGCTGCTTTTATCGTAGCCATCAGACCGGCAAGCCCTCCGCCGATGATGACAAGATTCTTGTTCGCCATGTTGTCAGTTCCCCTTTCCTTACAACACGCCTGCAAACGTTAAGATCGAGCGTACGCCTACAAACGATAAACCGATGAATACGAGTGCTGCCACGTAAGACATCGCCCGTTGAGATGCTGGTGACTGCGTGATTCCCCATGTGATGCAGAACGTCCAAAGTCCGTTCGCAAGGTGGAATGTCGTCGCCAAGATCCCGACGATATAAAACGCGAGCATGAATCCATTATCGACGATGTTCTGCATCATGCTTGCATCGACTGGAGTTCCCATCGCAGCGGCAATCCGTGTTTCCCAAACGTGCCACGTGATGAACACGACAAGGAATACACCGCTGAACCGTTGCAGTACATACATCCAGTTCCGGAAGTATGTATAACGCCCTGTGTTCGCAGAACCGGTGAATGCGATGTACACGCCGTAGACGCCATGCAAGATGATCGGAATGAAGATGACAAAGATCTCTAAGAACAATCGATACGGAACGTTCCCCACGAATTCCGCGGCCTTATTGAAGTCTTCCTCACCACGTACGATGAAGTAGTTCGTCGTTAAGTGCGAAAGTAAAAATAACCCGATTGGAATGACGCCGAGCAGTGAGTGTATCTTACGACTCACGAAATCACGATGATTCGCCATCCAAATCCCCCCTTTTGTTTGCCAATCAACCGTTGGCGCATTTTGGTAGAAAAGCGCTTTCATAAGGAAATTCGTCTTTTCATCACTTATTCTACTCCTGTCCTTTTTAGAAGACAACCCGAGCCGTTGCATTTAACTGCAAATTTTTTTAGGAAAACAATGACCGGCAAGAATCATCTCGGTATAATGGTTCACAGATAGGAGTGAATCATGATGGATGCTACACCAAATCAAACACCACTTTTCGGTATCGAATTGATCCGAGATTATGTGCTGACCGATCTTCTCGGATCGGATTATCGGCAAGTCATCTACTGGGCAGGTAAACGTCTAGCGCGTCAATTCCCTGTCGTAGATGAATCTGAATTAGCCTCATTTTTTGAACAAGCAGGTTGGGGAACGCTCGAAATCAGGAAACGTAAAGGAACGGTCATCTCATTCGTGCTGTCTCCTCCTGATACGACGAGAGATGAACGACCACAAGGGTACTTCCAACTCGAAGCGGGGTTCCTCGCTGAACAGTTCTCCCGTTTTAACGGATGTGTCGCGGAAGGATATGCCGAGTTAACTAAAGAGCTCGTTCAAATTACGGTCCAAATCGACCCTAAAGATCCACTTGAACCACTCAAGTGAAATTTACATAGAACGTGACAGGAATCTTAATTTTCAACATCGAAATAGATTCATGAAACCTTTTGCAGTAAGTGCTCGTAAAATCATTCGTACACAAATCGCGAGGAGGAACTTCACATGTTCAAAAAACTAGCAGCAGATTTAACGGGATTCAGTGATATCGGACAAGTCATTCATCCTGATGATTTCGACAAAGCAGCCGCTGACGATTATGTCTTGCATGAAGACGGCGAGAAAATCTATTTCTTGATCAAATCTAAATCTGACGAGTATTGCTTTACGAATCTGGCTTTGATTCACCTCGATGGTGAAAGTGCCGTCAGTTCAAAACGCGTCTTGTATCGCTATCCTTACGCGCACTATCCGATTCGCCACGTCATGTTCGAAACGGCGGGAACGGTCGATCTTGATGTCGAAATTAAATTCGAGATCGGTGGCAAACATTATTCGATCGACGTCGATAAGAAACAACTCGAACATGTGAAGGATCTTTACAAAACACTTCTTGCTATTGCTGAAAAACAGTATGAAGGACAAAAGATGCTCGAGTTCGCAAACAGCTCATTGAATCATTCGGTCACGATTCTCGGCGGACTTCGTCAAGGTGATATGAACGTGCCGCAAACATTCAAAGAGTTGTCTGAACAATCCTTCGAGTGGCTACAAGGTCACTACCATCAGTGGAACCAGCGTGACTTCGGTTCATACTACGAGAAGTACATCAACAACTAATTATTTTAAAATGCCGCCCTCTTCAAGAGGACGGCATTTTTTCATTCTTCATTCGCTTGGCTTAAATATTCAGCGACGGTTTCCGCTAACTTAACAGGTAATCCTGCTTCCGCCAACTGTTCGATCGTTGCGCGTCGCAGGCTGCGCATCGATCCGAAATGACGAATCAACTGCTGGCGTCGTTTCGGTCCGACTCCTGGAATCTCGTCGAGCAAAGAACGGGTCATTCCTTTTGAACGGAGCGAGCGGTGGAACGTGATCGCGAACCGGTGAACCTCATCTTGCATTCGTTGAAGTAGATAAAACGCACTCGAACGCGGACTTAGTTCGACGAGACGGGCATCTTCTCCAAACAACAATTGACTCGTCCGGTGTTTGTCATCTTTTTTTAATGAGCCGACCGGCAGGGATAAGCCGAGTTCATCTTGAATGACTTCTAAAGCAGCATTCAACTGTCCGACTCCTCCGTCAATCAGGACGAGGTCCGGAAGGCGCGCTCCTTCGAGTAACAACCGTCGATAACGCCGACGCACGATTTCCCGCATCGATTCATAGTCGTCCGGTCCTTGAACGGTCCGGATCTTGAACTTTCGGTATTCTTTTTTCAGTGGTTTACCGTCTTCAAAGACGACGAGCGCCGAAACGGCGTCCGCCCCTTGAATGTTCGCGTTATCGATGATCTCGATTCGGGACAATGGATGAACGTCGATCGCATCAGCGAGTTCTTCGACTGCTTGAACGGTCCGTTTCTCATCTTTCGCTAACAACTCGAAACGTTCCGAGATCGCATTTTCAGCATTCTTCGTCGCTAAATCAAGTAATTTCCGTTTTGATCCTCGGACCGGAACGTGAATTTTAATCGAGAGCGCCTCTTTGAGCAACAGCTGATTGACGAGTGGCGGTACATAGACTTCACTTGGTTTGATGTTCTTTTCGTAGAACTGGACGATGAAACTCTCGAGCTCTTCTGCTGGTGTACCGTAAATCGGGAAAAGCGAGACATCACGTTCGATCATCTTTCCACCGCGAAGGAAGAAGACTTGGACACACATCCAACCTTTATCGACATGGATTCCGAATACGTCGCGTGACGTCAAATCCGCTGTGATCATGTTTTGTTTGTTCATGATCGACTCAATCGCCCGTACTTGATCGCGCAATTCTCCGGCACGTTCAAATTCCATCGTTTCGGCAGCGTCCACCATCTTCTGTTTCAAGTCTTCGACAAGCTCTTTCGTGTCGCCCGACAAGAAACGTCGGATTTCTGAAACGAGCGCTTTTTGTTCCGACTCGAGATTCGGGATTTCGCATGGACCGAGACACTGACCGATATGGTAGTACAGACAAAGTTTTTTCGGCATCGGTTGGCATTTACGCAGCGGATATAAACGATCTAACAGACGTTTCGTCTCGTTCGCCGCATACGCATTCGGATAAGGACCAAAATAATGACCACCATCCTTTTTTAACTTACGCGTCGTGATCAAGCGAGGATAGGTCTCATTCGTAATTTTCAAGTACGGATACGACTTATCATCCTTCAACATGATATTGTACTTCGGATCATGTTTCTTAATTAGTGTCATCTCAAGCAACAACGCTTCTAGTTCACTGGCTGTGATGATGTATTCGAAGTCTCGGACTTCCGCGACGAGACGTTCCGTTTTAATATCATGTGCTCCCGTGAAATAGGAGCGGACTCGGTTCTTGAGATTTTTTGCTTTTCCGACATAGATGATTTCGCCGAATTCATTTTTGTGCAGATAACATCCTGGCTCATCAGGCAAAAGGGATAGTTTTGCTTTGATATGTTCTTGATGTCCCAAATAAATGTCTCCTTTCACCGTTTTTAGTTTTATTCGTTCGGGTAAATACCATACATTGATTATGACATACGGAGGATGAAAAATGCGTACATATGATTGCATTGTGATCGGAACAGGTTCCGCTGGAAATCAAGCGGCTTATAAATTCACTGAAAAAGGGCTTCGTGTTGCCATCGTGGAGAACTTCACTCCAGGTGGCACATGCGCACAACGTGGATGTGACGCAAAAAAAATCTTACTGACAGGTAGTGAGACGAAAGACGCTGTCGAGCGATTGCTCGGATACGGTGTAAAGGGTCTGGTTTCGATTGATTGGCGCCAATTGATGGAGCGAAAGAATGAATACACACGCGCCATCCCGGAGCAAACTCGAAAGCGGTACGCGGAAACGGACATCGACTATTTCCATGGAGAACCGCATTTCGTGTCTTCACATCGCCTTCGAATTGGTGAAGAAGAAATCGAAGGGAAACAGTTTTTAATTGCAACCGGTCTAAGACCTCGCGAATTATCTGTACCCGGTAGTGAGCGTTTCATAACAAGTAATGAGTTTCTTGAACTGAAAGAACTTCCACGCCGACTCGTCTGCATCGGTGGCGGTTATATCTCGTTCGAATTCGCCCATCTCGCTCGTATTGCTGGCGCAGACGTCACGATCGTCTTACGTTCTAACGCCTTAAAACAATTCGAGAGCGAATTGGTCGATGTGCTGTTAGAAGCCACACGGGCACTTGGTATCTCGATCATCAAAGAAGCAGAGGTCGTCGCTTACGAAGAGGAATCCCTTCGTTTATCGAACGGTGACGTATTGAAGACGGATGTCGTTTTGAATGCGACTGGACGTGTCGCAAGTATCGATCAGCTTGGTCTCGAAGCCATTGGCGTTGCGCATAATGAAAAAGGAATCCATGTCAATGCGTACCTTCAGTCTTCCGTCGAACATATCTATGCCGCAGGAGATGTTGCTGTCAGCGGGAATCCCGCCTTGACGCCGTTCGCTGGAACCGAAGGACGACTCGCTGCTGATAACATGCTCGAAGGGAACAATCGGAAACTAGAGCTGCTCCCTGTACCTAGCGTCGTATTCACCGCGCCGAACCTCGCCCTCGTCGGTGAGACGGAAGCTGCTTTGAAAAAAGCAGGTATTCCTTATCGTGGTCGCTTGATTGATACGTCCGCTTGGCAAACGAACGCACGGATCAAGGACAGTTTTGCTCGGGCGAAAGTGCTCGTCGGGGAAGATGATCAAGTCCTCGGCGCACACTTCATCGGTGTCAATGCAGCGGAACTAGCAAACTATTTCTCGTTTGCGATGCAACACCGGATTCCAAGTACTTCGATGCAACAGACTGGATTCGCTTACCCGACACCTGCTTCAGACATCGCTTCGTTATTCGAGGATTGACAGGAGGCTTTTGGATGATTCAATACGGCTATACGATTTTATACGTTGAAGACACTACACGGACGCTGGCATTCTATCGAGACGTTCTTGGACTACCCGTCAAGGCGGAGCACGGGAGCTACATCGAGTTCGAGACCGGTCAGACGACACTCGCCTTCAATACGCGTGAAGACGTGCAACAGTTGATTCCGGATTACCCGATACCGAGCGGAAAAACACAACAGACGTTAGAGATTGGTTTCATCACGGATGACGTCCCGACTCTTTTTCAGAAGGTGGTGGAGGCAGGATATGAGACCGTCCTTGCTCCTACCCAAAAACCATGGGGGCAAGTCGTCGCCTATGTCCTCGACCCCGATGGTCACCTGATTGAACTTTGTACGCCAATGTAATCTAAAAAAACAGACCGTTCTGCCTGTGCAGAACGGTCTGTTTTGATATGCAGGAAAGAATTAGTTAGATGTTTCAACGAATTCTTTAAGTGCGTCTTTCGGCATGAAGCCCATTGTTTTGTTGACAGGTTGTCCATCTTTGAAGAGAACGAGTGTCGGGATACTTTGAACTTGGAATGCTCCAGCTACTTCTGGGTTTGCATCTACGTCGACTTTGACGATTTTTACATCTTGCATGTCAGCATCGAGTTCTTCAAGAACAGGTGCGAGCATACGACATGGTCCACACCATGTTGCCCAAAAATCAACAAGGACGAGTCCTTCTTGTGTTTCTTCTTTAAATGATTGGCTAGTTGCGTGTACGATTGCCATTGATCATAACCTCCTAATGAGTAGATCGACCCGGTAAAAAAATGGGTGATCTCTTTATTGATTCGAGTATATCATAGCAGTCTCTTCCAACAAACGAAACTGCTCACGTGAAGAATTCGTAAAAAATAACCGGTACCATCAGCATGGCACCGGTGTATCCACTCATCCGTGAACGAGCATTTTTTTGAATTCAGCTGTCAATAATGGCACGACGTCGAACAAATCTCCGACAATCCCGTAGTCCGCGACCGAGAAGATATTCGCTTCCGGGTCTTTATTGATCGCAACGATGACTTTCGCATTTGACATCCCTGCTAAGTGTTGAATCGCTCCTGAGATCCCGCATGCAATATAAAGATCCGGTGTAACGACTTTACCTGTCTGACCGATTTGAAGTGCATAATCGCAGTAGTCTGCATCACAAGCGCCACGCGAAGCACCGACTGCTCCTCCGAGGACATCTGCTAGTTCTTGTAACGGTGCGAAGCCATCCGAGCTTTTGACGCCTCGTCCACCTGCGACAATGACTTTTGCCTCTGATAAATCAACGCCGCCTGTTGCTTTGCGTACGATGTCTGCGACGATCGTCCGTAAATCCTTCAGATCGACTGTGACCGACTCGACCGTTCCTTGTGAACTACCTGCTTCGAGTGGATCGATGTTGTTCGGACGGACCGTAAAGAGTGTCTTGCCTTCTGCGACTTTGACTTTTTCAAACGCTTTCCCCGAGTAGATCGGGCGGATGAATGACGCATCCGCGCCTTCCCCTTCAATCGCCGTCACGTCACTGATCAAACCGGCTTGCAATTTCGCCGCGATTTTCGGTGATAGATCCTTGCCGAGCGACGTATGTCCGAAGACGAGCACGTCGGGTGACGTCCGGTTCATCAACTCGAGGAAGACTTGTCCGTAACCGTCTGGCGTGTAGTGTAGAAGACGCTCATCCTCGACGACGAGCACCTGGTCCGCTCCGCGTGATGCTAGTGCATCCGCATCCTTTGCGACATCGTGTCCAATCAGGACTGCGATGACTTCGTCAGCGACACGTCGCGCTGCTGCGATTGCCTCAAACGACACATTCCGTAAACTGCCATCCCGTGATTCTGCGAGTACTAATGCTTTTGTCATTCGTTTCTCCCCCTTAGACCACTTTTGCTTCGTTGCGTAATAATGATGCGAGCTGTGCGACTTGCTCGTTCAGTTCACCTTCAAGGATCTTACCGGCTGCTTTGTTCGGTGGTAAGAAACGCTCGATCGTCTCTAGACGTGGTGCGAGTTCGTCTTCATCCAGTTCGAGATCATCGAGTTCGAGTTCTTCTAGCGGCTTTTTCTTCGCTTTCATGATCCCCGGAAGACTTGGGTAACGTGGTTCGTTCAACCCTTGTTGCGCAGTGACGAGTAACGGAAGTGTTGTTTCGATCGTCTCCGTATCCCCTTCAGCGTCGCGTGTCACGACAGCTTTCGTACCGTCGAGCTCTAGTTTCGTGATCGTCGTCACGTAAGGGATATCGAGTAATTCTGCGACGCGCGGTGCCACTTGACCACTTCCGCCATCGACTGCGACGTTTCCGGCGATGACGAGATCAACCGTCTGTTCCTTCAAATAACCAGCGAGCACTTCAGAAATCGTGAAATGGTCTGCCTCTTCGATATCATCTTCAATCGAGATGCGAACTGCTTGATCCGCTCCCATTGCGAGTGCTGTTCGTAATTCCTTGTCCGCATCTTCCGGTCCGACCGTCACGACCGTCACCGTTCCCCCTTGTGCATCACGGACACGAATCGCTTCTTCCACCGCATACTCATCGTACGGGTTAATGATGAACTCAGCGCCATCCTCATCGATTTGGCCATTCTCGAGTTGGATTGCTTCTTCCGTATCAAACGTGCGTTTCAACAGTACATAGATTTCCATCTCATGCTCCCCCTTGTCGTCTATTCACCATCATTCTTTGTATCCGCTTACATGATTGTTGTCATGAAAAGGGCTTAACTCAGCCCTTTGATCAACATCCGATGAATCCCGTCACGTGTCTCAAGCAACTCATATTTGAACCCACTTGCCATCCAGCTCGTCACGACCTCATCGATCGTTCCGAAAATCATCTGACGTGCTAATCGATAATCGAGTTCGTTTGAAAACTCACCTGTCGTCATCCCGTGCTTGACGACTCGGTCAATCAGATGCAAGTACGGTTTCAAGACGGCAGCGATGTTTTGACGCATGTCTTGGTTCGATTGACGCAATTCGATCTGCGTGACGACCGCTAAATCATAGTCGACGGATAATTGCTCGAGGTGCGCCTCGATCAATGCTGCCAATTGTTCCGTTGCTGACGTATGGCTCGCGATTTGTCCTTCGGAATATTCGATAAAGCTTCCCATTTTCGCTTGGAAGAGCGAAATCAAGAGATGTTCTTTATTCTTGAAGTACAGATAAATCGTTCCATCCGCAACCCCGGCTTCCTTTGCAATGGCAGTCACTTTCGCTCCATGGTAGCCGTTCTTAGCGATGACTTTTACGGCGGCATCAATGATGCGGTCACTCTTTGACATTGTTCGTTTCATTCCACTATCTCCTAACGCATAAAATGAATGATGGTTCATTCATATTTATTCTATCATGCCATTTTATCCTGTCAACTGCTTTCTTCGAGTTGTTTGGCACGTTCTTCTTCAACGAGAACACGGCGGAGAATCTTACCCACGAACGTCTTCGGTAGCTCTTGCCGGAATTCATACTGCTTCGGCACTTTAAACGATGCTAATTGTTTACGACAGAATTGATCGAGCTCTTCTTCCGTGACCGTCATCTCATCCTTGACGACGATGAACGCTTTGACGGTCTCTCCGCGGTAGACATCTGGAACACCGATGACGACCGCTTCTTTGACGGCAGGGTGTTCATATAGGATTTCTTCGACTTCACGTGGATAAATGTTGAATCCAGAAGCAATGATTAAATCTTTTTTCCGATCGACGATTCGGAAATAATGATCCTCACCGATATATCCAAGGTCTCCCGTATGCAACCAACCGTTTCTCAGAACAGCTTGCGTATCTTCTGGTCGTTTCCAGTATCCTTTCATGACTTGCGGACCTGTGACGATGATCTCACCAATCTCACCTGGAGCAGCTGGTGTCTCTCCGTCTGCTTGGACGATTTTTGCTTGCGTATCGGGTACCGGAATACCGACCGTTCCAGGAATCCGACGATCCCAGATACAGTTCGTATGTGTCACCGGACTCGTTTCAGATAGACCGTATCCTTCAACGATCCGTCCGCCTGTCAGTGCTTCGAATTTTTCCTGCACTTCGACTGGTAGTGGAGCTGAACCAGAAATACAGGCTTCAATCGAAGAGAGATCATACTTCTTCAGCTTCGGATGATTCAATAGACCGACATACATCGTCGGAGCACCTGGGAACAGATTCGGTTTTTCCTTATGAATCGTCTTGAGTACCTGTTCGATATCGAATTTTGGAACGATGATTTGTTCATAGGCATTAAATATGCCGAAATTGAGGTTACACGTCATGCCATAGACATGGAAATAAGGAACGACTGCTAACAGCTTCCGTCCATCTCCTCGACTATATTTATAGAACCAGTTGTCGATCTGTTCGACGTTTGCACTCAAATTGAAGTGTGTCAACATGACACCTTTGGGTGCGCCTGTCGTTCCACCCGTATATTGAAGAACCGCGACGTCCTCCTTCGGTTGAATCGCGACTGGTGTAATCGGCTCATACCCCCGCAAAGATAAAAACGGAATCGAACCTGTCGTATCAATGATGATGTTGTTATCTTTCCGTGCTTTAATCGGATAGAGTTTATTTTTAGGGAAGGGAAGGTAATCCGCGATACTTGTCGTCACGACCGTCTTAAGTGTCGTCGACGCTTTGACACGAGATGCTTTCGGATAGAGTAGATCGAGCGTTACAAGCATATGCGCACCTGAATCAACGAGAATCTGTTCCAGTTCACGGTCTGTATAGAGTGGGTTCACTTGGACGACGATGCCACCTGCATAGAGAACCGCATAATAACTGATCATATACTGGGGACAGTTTGGTAACATCAGTCCGACGCGATCCCCTTTTTTTAGTCCGTGCTCTTGCAATAGGCTCCCAAGTGCGCGGGCCTCGTCACGTACTTCACGAAACGTCATACGTTTTCCTAAGAAACTCAAGGCACGTTGTTCTGGAAAATCAGTCGCTGCCTCATCGAGTGCCTGATAAAGAGGTAATTCTCGATAATCAATCGATGCGGGTACTTGCTCGGGATAATCAGATAACCAAACGGATTCCATACGTTTCCCTCCCTGATAATGAATTACTATTCATTTTTATTATACGTTGAATTGAATTCGACATGCCAGTAAAATCCAAAAAAAGAAATCGAATCTGCTTGTTTTTTCTCGATTCCTTCATCCGAGATCATCATACAAAAAAGCAGCACCTCCCTTTCTCGTTTCCGAAAAAGAAGCAGCACTGCTTTTTAATAGACATCACCGGGATGGATACGTGAATCCTTCTCCAATGACTTCGCGCACTTTATGAATGACGACGAAGGCGCGGGGATCCGCTGCTTCGACGATCTGTTTCAACGGTGCCAGTTGTCGTTTATCGACGATCATATATAACATATCATTCTTTTGTTTCGTGAAATGACCGTGACTGTGAATGACCGTTGCACTACGACCGAGCGTCTCTGTCAAGATCGTCGCGATTTCCTCTTGGCGATGACTGATGATCGTGACCGCTTCGCGGACATTCAATCCTTCGCTGACGAGATCAATCAAATACGAGCCGATGATGATCGCAATCAACGTGTATAGCATCGTCTCTTCTCCGAACAGAAATCCTGATGCACCGACGACCGCGACATCGATAATGAACATCGAGACCGCGATACTGAGATTCAAGTACTTATTCATCAGTCGAGCGATGATGACTCCGCCGCCCGTCGTTCCTCCAGCACGAATGACAAGTCCGATTCCGACGCCAATCAGAATTCCCGCATAGACCGTACCGATTAAACGGCTATCCGATGATGTCGCTAGATTTGCTGTCGAAGAGAGGACAAATGATGTGACGGCGACCGAGATGACGGAGTAAAGCATCGTCTTCCGGCTGAGGAATCGATAACCGACGACGAACAGCAAAGCGTTCGCAATCAAGGAAACAAGTCCCGTATCCCAGCCATAAAGATAGTAGAAGATGACCGTGATCCCGATCAATCCACCTTCGGATAAATCGTTCGGAATCGTAAAGTAGTTGATTCCAAAGGCGAGAATCGCCGACCCGATGATGACCCAGAAGATGTCCTTCCAAGAAATCAATTGCATCGCCTCAAAAGCACGGCGTCTCGTTTCTGTCGTTGTTGATGTTTTTCGTACGTTCATATGCGTTCCTCCTTTTTTGATTAGGCGTGGCTTCCAATAAAAATTCCGTACTGAAACGATGTCAGTACGGAATGATCACACGGTAAGACCGGTTCTTTTAATTAAATACAATCCAAAGGATACCGACGACCAAAAAGGCGATCGAAACCCCGAACATGATTTTCGCTAAACGTTCTAACACGGATTCACCCCACTAACGCTGATCCGATGACGTAGGACATGCCGATCGATAAGGCACATGAAATAATGCCGACAGCAATGTTGCCGTTCTCGATTTCACGGTCTACCGGCAAATTCGGTGTCAGGAATTCAAAGATCCAGTATGTCGATATCAACAGTAAGAAGCCAAAAGCACTTTCAAGAAATATCGACCCGACCCGTTCTTCCCCTTGAACAGCGAAATGAACGATATTGGCGAGTCCGATGATTTTTCCACCTGTTGCTAACGCAACGGCGATGTTGCCACTCTTGATATGTTCCCAGTTTTTATACCGGGTTGTCAACTCAAAAAGTGCAAGTCCTAAAATGATCAGTAATCCCGCGACCGAATAGAGCGCTGTCGTATAGACATAGACGTTCTCAAAAATGTTCATCCTACTTTCCTCATTTCAGTTCGATGATCGTCACACCGTGTCCGCCTTCACCTTGACCACCTAAACGGTGACCTTTGACGTGACGATGACCTTTCAAGAATTCTTGGACACCTTGACGCATCGCTCCCGTACCCAAACCATGAATGACACGAATATGGTCGTAGTTCGATAACAAAGCTTGGTCCATGAAGCGTTCGAGCTTCGATAATCCTTCTTCAACACGGACACCACGTAAATCCAGTTCAGCTGAAGGCGCCGATTGTTTCGTCACACTCGTACCA encodes the following:
- a CDS encoding succinate dehydrogenase cytochrome b558 subunit, which produces MANHRDFVSRKIHSLLGVIPIGLFLLSHLTTNYFIVRGEEDFNKAAEFVGNVPYRLFLEIFVIFIPIILHGVYGVYIAFTGSANTGRYTYFRNWMYVLQRFSGVFLVVFITWHVWETRIAAAMGTPVDASMMQNIVDNGFMLAFYIVGILATTFHLANGLWTFCITWGITQSPASQRAMSYVAALVFIGLSFVGVRSILTFAGVL
- the uvrC gene encoding excinuclease ABC subunit UvrC, which translates into the protein MGHQEHIKAKLSLLPDEPGCYLHKNEFGEIIYVGKAKNLKNRVRSYFTGAHDIKTERLVAEVRDFEYIITASELEALLLEMTLIKKHDPKYNIMLKDDKSYPYLKITNETYPRLITTRKLKKDGGHYFGPYPNAYAANETKRLLDRLYPLRKCQPMPKKLCLYYHIGQCLGPCEIPNLESEQKALVSEIRRFLSGDTKELVEDLKQKMVDAAETMEFERAGELRDQVRAIESIMNKQNMITADLTSRDVFGIHVDKGWMCVQVFFLRGGKMIERDVSLFPIYGTPAEELESFIVQFYEKNIKPSEVYVPPLVNQLLLKEALSIKIHVPVRGSKRKLLDLATKNAENAISERFELLAKDEKRTVQAVEELADAIDVHPLSRIEIIDNANIQGADAVSALVVFEDGKPLKKEYRKFKIRTVQGPDDYESMREIVRRRYRRLLLEGARLPDLVLIDGGVGQLNAALEVIQDELGLSLPVGSLKKDDKHRTSQLLFGEDARLVELSPRSSAFYLLQRMQDEVHRFAITFHRSLRSKGMTRSLLDEIPGVGPKRRQQLIRHFGSMRSLRRATIEQLAEAGLPVKLAETVAEYLSQANEE
- a CDS encoding YslB family protein, with protein sequence MMDATPNQTPLFGIELIRDYVLTDLLGSDYRQVIYWAGKRLARQFPVVDESELASFFEQAGWGTLEIRKRKGTVISFVLSPPDTTRDERPQGYFQLEAGFLAEQFSRFNGCVAEGYAELTKELVQITVQIDPKDPLEPLK
- a CDS encoding PH domain-containing protein, producing MFKKLAADLTGFSDIGQVIHPDDFDKAAADDYVLHEDGEKIYFLIKSKSDEYCFTNLALIHLDGESAVSSKRVLYRYPYAHYPIRHVMFETAGTVDLDVEIKFEIGGKHYSIDVDKKQLEHVKDLYKTLLAIAEKQYEGQKMLEFANSSLNHSVTILGGLRQGDMNVPQTFKELSEQSFEWLQGHYHQWNQRDFGSYYEKYINN
- the sdhA gene encoding succinate dehydrogenase flavoprotein subunit gives rise to the protein MANKNLVIIGGGLAGLMATIKAAEQGVPVKLFSLVPVKRSHSVCAQGGINGAVNTKGEGDSPYQHFDDTVYGGDFLANQPPVQKMAEAAPKIIHMFDRMGVMFNRTPEGLLDFRRFGGTLHHRTAYAGATTGQQLLYALDEQVRKFEAQGLVEKYEGWEFLRAIIDDNGICRGAVCQNLRTMEIEAFAADSVILATGGPGVIFGKSTNSVINTGQAAAAVYRQGAIYANGEFIQIHPTAIPGDDKLRLMSESARGEGGRVWTYKDGKPWYFLEEKYPAYGNLVPRDIATREIFDVCVNQKLGVNGENMVYLDLSHKDAKELDVKLGGILEIYEKFVGDDPRKVPMKIFPAVHYSMGGLWVDYDQMTNIPGLFAAGECDYSMHGGNRLGANSLLSAVYGGMVAGPSAIAYMNELETSVHEMSEDVVEAHKIEEINRFNDILSMEGTENAYQIHRELGEIMTDNVTVVRYNDKLEETLTKIKELRDRFTRISATDTARWSNQGASFIRQLDHMLDLAEAITLGALKRDESRGAHYKPDFPERNDEQFLKTTMARYTNGHPEIFYEDVDTSLIPPRKRDYSKKSKKEVKA